GAGGTTGGCGCCCTCCTCGAGCTCGATCTTCTCTTCCTTCACCCACTTCTTCACGAGGTCGCGGGTCTGGATGAAGAGGGGGGAGGGGCCCTGTCGGCTCTCGGGCTCCTCGGGCTCGGGTGGCTTGCCGCCTCCGAGCGCGGCCGCGAGCGCCTCGAGGCCGCTGAGCTTCGGGCCACCGCCGCCGCCGCCCCCCATGGCGCGCTCGATCTCGCCCTCCATCTCGCGCGACAGCTCGTCCAGCTCGCCGAGGTCGAGGTCGTCGAGGCTCTCGTCGCCGTCGTCGGTCGGCTCGAGCACCCCGAAGTCGGTGACCAGGCAGAGCGGCTTGCCGGCCTTGTCCAGGCCCCAGAAGCTCGCGTAGACGCCGTCGCCCGAGCCGCTGCGGAAGGCGATGAGGTTGCCCTTCTTCTTGGGCTCGATGATGACGTCGGCGAAGGGCGCGTCGGCCAGCTGGGGCTCGACGTCGGCCAGCGGGTCGTCGCCCATCTCCGCGCGGTAGGTCTCGAAGGCCTCGTGGTAGCGGATGGGGTCGGTCGGCTCGATGCCGTCCTTGGCCACCTTCTGGGCGATCTTCTCTTCGACGGCCTCTTCGGCCGCCAGGAACGCCTCGACCGTCGCGCGGTCGACGAGGCAGCCGACCCCCGAGTCGACACCGTAGCCAGGCCATCCCTCCACGTCGTCCTCGCCGGGGCAGCGCGCCACGGACCACGACGCGATCTTGCCGCGCTT
This DNA window, taken from Sandaracinaceae bacterium, encodes the following:
- a CDS encoding DUF4241 domain-containing protein yields the protein MAEDAPNWLTRLAAGELEEVTEVEAAELKLPSGRVVACDPLVFLGADPFQRDVKPGSYPTFVGVIAGETAYAKLQLAKRGKIASWSVARCPGEDDVEGWPGYGVDSGVGCLVDRATVEAFLAAEEAVEEKIAQKVAKDGIEPTDPIRYHEAFETYRAEMGDDPLADVEPQLADAPFADVIIEPKKKGNLIAFRSGSGDGVYASFWGLDKAGKPLCLVTDFGVLEPTDDGDESLDDLDLGELDELSREMEGEIERAMGGGGGGGPKLSGLEALAAALGGGKPPEPEEPESRQGPSPLFIQTRDLVKKWVKEEKIELEEGANLDVFAEALLEKLVSLQGHRNPGAHVGEWLLERNEVADVFASDDELEADLRG